TACCCGGCCGCTGAGGTCGCGACCATGCTGGGGACCAGCGAGACGGCGATCAAGGGCACCCTGCAACGGGCCCGCGCGGCACTGGAGCGGCACCGGTCCGATGTGGACCGCGAGCGCACCCCACCCGAGGGCTCCGCGGCGGAGTGGGAGCTGACCCGCCGGTTCGCCGAGGCTTTCACGGCAGGGGACGTCGAGGGGGTCGTCGCGCTGCTCACCGAAGACGCGTGGCTGGCCATGCCCCCGGCACCGCACGAGTACCACGGTCCCGCGGCGATCGCGGGGTTCCTGCGGGCCAGCTTCGGCTGGGACGGCAGTCACCCGGTGCGCCTGGTCGCCACCCGGGCGAACACACAACCCGCGTTCGCCTGCTACCTCGGCGAGCCCGCCACCCCGGCCGGGCTGCTCGTGCTCACCCTCCACCAGGACCGGATCCGTGCCCTCACCCGCTTCCTGGCCGAGGACCTGCCGCGTCACCTCCCCGCTTCTCAGTAGAAGTGCCGCAGCAGCGGCCAGATCCGCGACCAGGGCGCAGTGGTTCCGGTACACAGCGAGATGGGTGTCCCCTGCTCGTCGTTGTCCAGGCCGAAGCCGTTGTCGTGCACGGCGACCACCTCGCAGCCGGTGAACTGCGGTGGGGTGGCGCCCACCGCCAGCACCTTGCCGGTGCGGTCGTGCGGCGGTGGTCCCCAGTCCGCATAGGACATATGACCGGAGTACGGCCGCGGCAGGCCGAAGACGGGGCCGTGCTGTTCGAGTGCTCCCGCCTGGCCGTAGTTGCTCGTGAAGATCACCGCGGTGGCCCGCTCCCGTGGCGGTACCCGGCGCCAGGCCGCGGAGACCGTGGCCGCGAACCGGGACCAGCCGACCTGCTCGCCCTGCTCCTTGTTCAACGCGAGGATCGGGCCGTTCAGCGACCCAGGTGGAAGCACGGGCAAGGCGATGAGCGCGGACATCGTGATGCCGGCGACGGCGAGTCCGCCTGCCAGTGCCCGCCGAGCGGCGTACCGACCCGCGTCCAGCCAGGCCAGTGCCGGCCCCGCCCCGGCGGCGGTGAGCAGAATCAGCAGCGGGATCGCGTAGTACGGCTTCCCGCCGAGCAGGAGCAGCACACCACACAGCAGCAGGTAGCCGATCGGCAACACCCTGGCCCAGCGCAGGCCGGGGTCCCGCCAGATCCGGAGGAACCCCGCAAGCCACACCGGAACCAGGACGGGTGAGAGGTATGCCAGCTGAAGCGGGACGAACATCAGGCGGTTCTCGGCGCCGTCGTCCGCGCTGATGCCACCCGCCACGGTCAGCATCGGGAAGTCGTTGGTGGCCTGCCACACCACCAGCGGTGCCACCAGTACCGCGGCCACGGCGATCCCGGCAGGCAGCCAGCCGGTGCGCAGCGCCCGCGCCTGCCCTGCCAGCGGCAGTGCGACCGCCAGCACGGCGAACAGCAGCAGCACCAGCCACTTGTTGGCCAGTGCGACCCCGGCCGCGGCGCCGATCGCCAGCCACCAGCGCCCGTCGCCGGTGCGCAGCAGGCGCAGCGTCAGCAGCCCGATGACCGTCCACATCAGCATGTCGACGGTCGTTGTCGAGAGCATGTGCGTGACCACCAGCACGAAGGTCGACGCGGCGATCATGCCGGCCGCGAACGCCTGTGCCCGCCAGGCGCCGCCGAGTTCGCGCGCCACCAGTGCCGCCACGACCACGGTCGCGGCACCGGCCAGGGTCGCGACCACTCGCAGGCCGACCGGGGTCTCGCCGAACAAGGTCGTGGCGACCTCGGCCAGCAGCGGGGTGAGGGGTGGTTGGTCCACGTAACCCCAGTCGGGGCGGTCGCCTGCCACCAGGAAGTACAGCTCGTCGCGGTGGAAGCCGTAGCGGCCGGACATCGCGGTGAGCACCACGACCTGCAATGCCGCGATCAGCGTGACCGGGGTCGGCGCGAACCGGGGCAGTGCGCCTGCCGGTGTTCCGGCTTGTCCCCCTGCCCCCATGCCGCCCATCCCCGAAGCCTAGCGAAGCCCGCTACTGTGGCACCAACGGTAAGTTTTGGCGAACGGTTGACACCAACTTACCGTTAGTCAAGACTTACCCTTGTGCCTGGTGCTGCCGCGAGGGTGTTGGACGCCTTGGGTGACGCGAACCGTCGCCTGATCCTGGAACGGCTGTCGGCCGGCCCGTTGCCCGTGGGTGCGCTGGCCGACCAGCTACCGATCTCCCGGCCCGCGGTGTCGCAGCACCTGCGTGTGCTCAAGGAGGCCGGGCTGGTGGACGTGTCGGTGGCAGGCACTCGCCACCTGTACCGGATCGACCGATCCGGGTTCGCGGCCGTCCGGGACTATCTCGACCGGTTCTGGACCACCGCACTGGACACCTTCGCCGCGCTGGCCGAATCCGAAGCAGCCCATCCAGACCGGGCCGAACCAGAGGAGTATCCGAGATGACCGCAGAACCCACCGCCGAGATTCAGGTGCACCGGTCGGTGCGCGTGCCGTTGCCACCGGAACGGGCTTTCGAACTGTTCACCGCGCGGATGGGGGAGTTCTGGCCACGCGAACACTCCATCGGCTCCTCGGCGATCGCGGAGGTGATCGTCGAGCCATGGCCCGGTGGCCGGTGGTACGAGCGCGGGGTGGACGGCACCGAGTGCGACTGGGGCCGGGTGGGTGAATGGCAGCCGCCGGACACGGTGGTGCTGCTATGGCAGATCGGGGCGAACTGGCGGTTCGATCCGGACCTGGAAACCGAGGTCGAAGTGACCTTCACCGAGGAGTCCGCCGGGCGCACCCTGGTCGAACTGCGGCACCGGCACCTGGAGCGCTACGACGGGCAGGCGGATGTGATGTACGCGGTGTTCGACTCGCCAGGTGGCTGGACCGGCACCCTGGACCGGTTCGCCGAGGCGGCCGGATGACCGGGCCAGGACGGCGTGGCGGGGAGGTGCTTGCACTGGCGGCCGACGAGCGCGCCGACTTCGCCGACTTT
The sequence above is drawn from the Amycolatopsis aidingensis genome and encodes:
- a CDS encoding RNA polymerase subunit sigma-70, coding for MSQTALDRARAGDEQAFRELTDPYRRELHLHCYRILGSRTDAEDLLQETLVAAWRGLRRYEGRASLRSWLYRIATNRCLNALRDSGRRRPPEPVPPFDPPEPTRRGDPTWLQPYPDTLLEQVADAAPGPEARYHLRESVELAFVTGLQLMPPRQAATLVLRDVLGYPAAEVATMLGTSETAIKGTLQRARAALERHRSDVDRERTPPEGSAAEWELTRRFAEAFTAGDVEGVVALLTEDAWLAMPPAPHEYHGPAAIAGFLRASFGWDGSHPVRLVATRANTQPAFACYLGEPATPAGLLVLTLHQDRIRALTRFLAEDLPRHLPASQ
- a CDS encoding ArnT family glycosyltransferase, with product MGGMGAGGQAGTPAGALPRFAPTPVTLIAALQVVVLTAMSGRYGFHRDELYFLVAGDRPDWGYVDQPPLTPLLAEVATTLFGETPVGLRVVATLAGAATVVVAALVARELGGAWRAQAFAAGMIAASTFVLVVTHMLSTTTVDMLMWTVIGLLTLRLLRTGDGRWWLAIGAAAGVALANKWLVLLLFAVLAVALPLAGQARALRTGWLPAGIAVAAVLVAPLVVWQATNDFPMLTVAGGISADDGAENRLMFVPLQLAYLSPVLVPVWLAGFLRIWRDPGLRWARVLPIGYLLLCGVLLLLGGKPYYAIPLLILLTAAGAGPALAWLDAGRYAARRALAGGLAVAGITMSALIALPVLPPGSLNGPILALNKEQGEQVGWSRFAATVSAAWRRVPPRERATAVIFTSNYGQAGALEQHGPVFGLPRPYSGHMSYADWGPPPHDRTGKVLAVGATPPQFTGCEVVAVHDNGFGLDNDEQGTPISLCTGTTAPWSRIWPLLRHFY
- a CDS encoding ArsR/SmtB family transcription factor, translated to MLDALGDANRRLILERLSAGPLPVGALADQLPISRPAVSQHLRVLKEAGLVDVSVAGTRHLYRIDRSGFAAVRDYLDRFWTTALDTFAALAESEAAHPDRAEPEEYPR
- a CDS encoding SRPBCC family protein; protein product: MTAEPTAEIQVHRSVRVPLPPERAFELFTARMGEFWPREHSIGSSAIAEVIVEPWPGGRWYERGVDGTECDWGRVGEWQPPDTVVLLWQIGANWRFDPDLETEVEVTFTEESAGRTLVELRHRHLERYDGQADVMYAVFDSPGGWTGTLDRFAEAAG